Proteins co-encoded in one Arachis hypogaea cultivar Tifrunner chromosome 13, arahy.Tifrunner.gnm2.J5K5, whole genome shotgun sequence genomic window:
- the LOC112792554 gene encoding probable mediator of RNA polymerase II transcription subunit 19b, translating to MDLEGKRFGMGHKELGGGRDLINQYKLWPYYEFFCKRSLPSSISDTHYLHNVVGDKKIRKGEGMGLHQFCKNTNTSERKASLHPFELDVLNEAFHMREMGPMHLSTSQKGLRTAKPKSEKQSKGNKMEKIEDRTVDRKDEKHRKHKVHEVKDGSCIENNVIRRHDSHSLQLKNHQDKKRRAETSNDPSVCKRPPNTRK from the exons ATGGATCTTGAAGGCAAGAGATTTGGGATGG GACATAAAGAACTTGGAGGTGGACGAGATCTCATAAACCAGTATAAGCTCTGGCCATACTATGAATTCTTCTGCAAGAGGTCACTTCCATCATCAATTTCGGACACGCACTATCTTCACAATGTGGTCGGTGACAAAAAAATTAGGAAGGGAGAAGGAATGGGACTGCATCAGTTCTGTAAGAACACCAACACAAGTGAAAGAAAAGCTTCCTTACATCCTTTTGAGTTGGATGTGCTAAATGAAGCTTTCCACATGAGGGAAATGGGTCCCATGCACCTTTCTACC TCGCAAAAGGGGCTAAGGACTGCAAAGCCAAAGTCGGAGAAACAATCAAAAGGCAACAAGATGGAGAAAATTGAGGACAGAACTGTTGATAGGAAGGATGAAAAACATCGTAAGCATAAAGTACATGAGGTAAAGGATGGAAGTTGTATAGAAAACAATGTAATTAGGCGCCATGATTCTCATTCCTTGCAATTAAAGAATCACCAAGACAAG AAAAGGAGGGCTGAGACAAGCAATGATCCTTCTGTTTGCAAGAGACCACCAAATACAAGAAAGTGA